From a single Collimonas pratensis genomic region:
- a CDS encoding SgcJ/EcaC family oxidoreductase translates to MNQMKHPEDALHAFQTAWNNHDMQSFGALFHEDATFVNRFGHYVRGVDEIVKLHAPIHATIYSDSMLENELIDVVTISDDAAVMHFWSRLAVGAAHPAGPHAVDTVILAVLTRQAAEWRIKALENVTLTNPRTGETVLRDGRDS, encoded by the coding sequence ATGAATCAAATGAAACATCCCGAAGACGCACTTCACGCGTTTCAAACCGCTTGGAACAATCACGACATGCAATCCTTCGGAGCACTGTTCCATGAGGATGCGACGTTCGTGAATCGGTTCGGGCACTATGTGCGCGGTGTCGATGAGATCGTCAAGCTGCATGCGCCCATCCACGCAACCATCTACAGCGATTCCATGCTTGAGAACGAGCTAATCGATGTAGTCACGATTAGCGACGACGCGGCAGTCATGCACTTCTGGAGCCGCCTCGCGGTCGGAGCGGCTCATCCAGCGGGGCCACACGCTGTCGACACGGTGATCCTTGCCGTGCTGACGCGGCAGGCAGCCGAGTGGCGAATCAAGGCGCTCGAGAACGTAACTCTGACGAATCCACGCACCGGAGAAACCGTGTTGAGAGACGGACGGGATTCATGA